The genomic interval GCCGGCTTTTTTGTATGGAAGTCTGTCTCTGATTCGAAGTTGTAGGCCACCTGCAATATCTTTTCTTCCGCAAAGTGATTACCAAGCAATTGGATCCCAACCGGCAGTCCTTCCGCGCTGAATCCGCACGGCACAGAGATGGCGGGCAACCCGGCCAGGTTGGCCGGTACAGTGAAAATATCAGATAGATACATCTGGAAGGGATCGTTTACCTTTTCTCCGATTTTAAAGGGTGGCGTAGGCGCAACCGGCGTTAATATGACGTCGCACCGGTCAAAGCCCTTTTTGAAGTCTTCCGCGATCAGGGTGCGTACCTGCGAGGCCTTCTTATAATAGGCATCGTAGTAACCGGAGGAGAGGGCATAGGTGCCGAGCATGATGCGACGTTTTACCTCGGCTCCAAAACCTCCTGACCGGGTCTTCTCATACATCTCCAGGAGTTCCTTGGCCTCAGCATCGCGATAGCCGTATTTTACACCATCGTAGCGGGCCAAGTTGGAGCTGGCCTCAGCCGGGGCAATTATATAGTAAATAGCCACCGCGTATTCGGTGTGGGGAAGAGATATCTCTACGGTCTCCGCACCCAGGCTGGAAAGCGTCTCTATAGCATTGCGCACGGATTTTTCAACCTCAGGGGATAAGCCGGGGCCGAAGTATTCTTTGGGGATGCCGATCTTAATCCCTTTGATTCCTTTAACCAGCGCCTTTGTATAGTCCATTCGCGGACGGGGGGCCGAGGTTGAATCCAGGGGATCATGGCCATGAACGGCATTTAGAACCAGGGCGCAGTCAGTGACATCCTTGGTGAGCGGCCCGATCTGATCTAACGATGAGGCAAAGGCAACCAGCCCGTAACGCGATACCGTACCGTAGGTGGGCTTTAATCCCACCACACCACAATGCGCTGCCGGCTGCCGGATGGAGCCGCCGGTGTCAGACCCAAGGGAGGCTATGCACTCATCTGCGGCCACGGCGGCTGCCGAGCCGCCGCTTGACCCGCCCGGTATGTAGTCAAGTCGCCAGGGGTTTCTGGTTATGTGGAAGGCCGAGTTTTCCGTGGACGAACCCATGGCGAACTCATCCATATTTACCTTGCCGAGCAGTACGGCTCCGGCCTCTTTTAGTCTTCTGATTACCGTAGCGTCATAGATGGGGACAAAGTCCTTCAAAATATATGAACCACACGTGGTGCGTATGCCTTCCGTACAGACAACATCTTTTATAGACATGGGGATGCCGGTCAAGGGCCCGCCCTCGCCTTTTTGCAGGATGCGGTCGGCTTCTCTGGCCTGTTCCAGGGCCACTTCCGGTGTAAGTGTAAGATAGGCGTGAACCTTATGGTCAACCTCTTTTATGCGCGC from Thermodesulfobacteriota bacterium carries:
- the gatA gene encoding Asp-tRNA(Asn)/Glu-tRNA(Gln) amidotransferase subunit GatA, encoding MQLYALTIHALRELLLKKEVTSVEITGSVLARIKEVDHKVHAYLTLTPEVALEQAREADRILQKGEGGPLTGIPMSIKDVVCTEGIRTTCGSYILKDFVPIYDATVIRRLKEAGAVLLGKVNMDEFAMGSSTENSAFHITRNPWRLDYIPGGSSGGSAAAVAADECIASLGSDTGGSIRQPAAHCGVVGLKPTYGTVSRYGLVAFASSLDQIGPLTKDVTDCALVLNAVHGHDPLDSTSAPRPRMDYTKALVKGIKGIKIGIPKEYFGPGLSPEVEKSVRNAIETLSSLGAETVEISLPHTEYAVAIYYIIAPAEASSNLARYDGVKYGYRDAEAKELLEMYEKTRSGGFGAEVKRRIMLGTYALSSGYYDAYYKKASQVRTLIAEDFKKGFDRCDVILTPVAPTPPFKIGEKVNDPFQMYLSDIFTVPANLAGLPAISVPCGFSAEGLPVGIQLLGNHFAEEKILQVAYNFESETDFHTKKPALLS